One window of Triticum dicoccoides isolate Atlit2015 ecotype Zavitan chromosome 5A, WEW_v2.0, whole genome shotgun sequence genomic DNA carries:
- the LOC119303699 gene encoding probable cellulose synthase A catalytic subunit 2 [UDP-forming], with protein sequence MAGGGDAAKSGTGRHGGGQVCQICGDGVGAAANGELFAACDVCAFPVCRPCYEYERKEGTQACPQCKTKYKRHKGSPPARGDESEDDASDFNYPASGNQDQKNKIPEKMLTWRRNSGASDDIGLTKFGSGEIGLHKYDSGEIPHGYIPRFSHSQVSGEISGASPDHMMSPAGNVGKRGHPFAYVNHSPNPSREFSGSLGNVAWKERVDGWKMKDKGAIPMTNGTSIAPSEGRGNGDIDACTDYGMEDPLLNDETRQPLSRKVPIPSSRINPYRMVIVLRLIVLCIFLHYRITNPVRNAYPLWLLSVICEIWFAFSWILDQFPKWSPVNRETYLDRLALRYDRDGELSQLAPVDIFVSTVDPMKEPPLVTANTVLSILAVDYPVDKVSCYVSDDGAAMLTFDALAETSEFARKWVPFCKKYNIEPRAPEWYFAQKIDFLKDKVQTSFVKDRRAMKREYEEFKVRVNSLVAKAEKVPEEGWIMQDGTPWPGNNTRDHPGMLQVFLGHSGGLDSDGNELPRLVYVSREKRAGFQHHKKAGAMNALVRVSAVLTNGQYMLNLDCDHYINNSSALREAMCFLMDPNLGRKICYVQFPQRFDGIDTNDRYANRNTVFFDINLRGLDGIQGPVYVGTGCVFNRTALYGYEPPMKNKESGLFSKLCGGRTSKSKSTGSKKSDKHADGSVPVFNLEDIEEGIEGSGFDDEKSLLMSQMSLEKRFGQSSVFVASTLMEYGGVPQSATPESLLKEAIHVISCGYEDRSDWGREIGWIYGSVTEDILTGFKMHARGWRSIYCMPKRPAFKGSAPINLSDRLNQVLRWALGSVEILFSRHCPIWYGYGGRLKFLERFAYINTTIYPLTSIPLLIYCILPAVCLLTGKFIIPQISNIASIWFISLFISIFATGILEMRWSGVGIDEWWRNEQFWVIGGISAHLFAVFQGLLKVLAGIDTSFTVTSKASDEDNDFAELYMFKWTTLLIPPTTILIINLVGVVAGTSYAINSGYQSWGPLFGKLFFAFWVIIHLYPFLKGLMGRQNRTPTIVVVWAILLASIFSLLWVRIDPFTTRVTGPDIQMCGINC encoded by the exons atggccggcggcggcgacgcggcg AAATCGGGAACGGGGAGGCATGGCGGCGGGCAGGTGTGCCAGATCTGCGGCGACGGCgtgggcgcggcggcgaacggcgagCTCTTCGCCGCCTGCGACGTCTGCGCCTTCCCCGTCTGCCGGCCCTGCTACGAGTACGAGCGCAAGGAGGGCACCCAGGCCTGCCCGCAGTGCAAGACCAAGTACAAGCGCCACAAGG GTAGCCCACCAGCACGTGGGGATGAAAGCGAGGATGATGCTAGCGACTTCAACTACCCAGCCTCTGGAAACCAGGATCAGAAAAACAAGATTCCTGAGAAGATGCTCACCTGGCGCAGGAACTCGGGAGCTAGTGATGATATTGGCCTCACTAAGTTCGGCAGCGGTGAGATTGGGCTTCACAAGTATGACAGTGGAGAAATCCCTCATGGATACATCCCGCGCTTCTCTCATAGCCAG GTCTCAGGAGAAATTTCTGGAGCTTCCCCCGATCATATGATGTCCCCTGCTGGAAATGTTGGCAAGCGCGGACATCCATTTGCCTATGTGAACCATTCTC CAAATCCATCAAGGGAGTTCTCTGGCAGCCTTGGCAATGTTGCGTGGAAAGAGAGAGTTGATGGCTGGAAAATGAAAGACAAGGGTGCAATTCCCATGACTAATGGAACAAGCATTGCTCCTTCTGAAGGCCGTGGAAATGGTGATATCGATGCATGCACTGACTATGGCATGGAAGACCCCTTACT GAATGATGAAACTCGCCAGCCTCTGTCTAGAAAAGTGCCAATTCCTTCATCCAGAATAAATCCCTACAGGATGGTCATTGTGCTACGATTGATTGTCCTCTGCATCTTCCTGCACTACCGTATCACAAACCCTGTCCGTAATGCATATCCACTTTGGCTGCTGTCCGTGATATGTGAGATTTGGTTTGCTTTTTCCTGGATTTTGGATCAGTTCCCCAAGTGGTCTCCAGTCAATCGTGAAACTTACCTTGATAGGCTGGCTTTAAG GTATGACCGGGATGGTGAGTTGTCTCAGTTGGCTCCTGTTGACATTTTTGTCAGTACTGTGGATCCTATGAAGGAGCCTCCTCTTGTCACTGCAAATACTGTGCTTTCTATCCTTGCTGTGGACTACCCTGTTGACAAAGTATCTTGCTATGTATCTGATGATGGAGCTGCGATGCTTACCTTTGATGCACTTGCTGAGACTTCAGAGTTTGCTAGAAAATGGGTACCGTTTTGTAAAAAGTATAACATAGAACCCAGAGCACCAGAGTGGTACTTTGCTCAGAAAATTGATTTCTTGAAAGACAAAGTTCAGACTTCATTCGTTAAAGATCGTCGAGCCATGAAG AGAGAATATGAAGAGTTCAAAGTTCGTGTTAATAGCCTTGTAGCCAAGGCCGAGAAAGTTCCTGAGGAAGGATGGATCATGCAAGATGGCACACCTTGGCCTGGGAACAATACCAGGGACCATCCTGGAATGCTTCAG gttttccttGGTCATAGTGGAGGCCTTGATAGTGACGGCAATGAGCTTCCCCGTTTGGTTTATGTGTCTCGTGAGAAACGTGCTGGATTCCAGCACCACAAGAAAGCTGGTGCCATGAATGCACTT GTTCGTGTATCAGCTGTCCTTACTAATGGGCAGTACATGTTGAATCTTGATTGTGATCACTACATCAACAATAGCAGCGCTCTAAGAGAGGCTATGTGCTTTCTTATGGACCCTAATCTAGGGAGGAAAATCTGTTATGTCCAGTTTCCTCAGAGGTTCGATGGAATTGATACGAATGATAGATATGCAAACAGGAACACCGTATTTTTTGAT ATTAACTTGAGGGGTCTCGATGGCATCCAAGGACCAGTTTATGTGGGGACTGGTTGTGTGTTCAACAGAACAGCTTTATATGGTTATGAACCCCCCATGAAGAACAAGGAGTCAGGTTTATTCTCTAAGCTTTGTGGGGGTAGGACCTCAAAATCGAAGAGCACAGGAAGTAAGAAGTCAGATAAGCATGCGGACGGTTCCGTGCCAGTGTTCAATCTTGAAGATATAGAGGAGGGTATCGAAG GTTCTGGATTTGACGACGAGAAATCACTTCTTATGTCTCAAATGAGCCTGGAGAAGAGATTTGGCCAGTCCAGTGTTTTCGTAGCCTCCACTCTAATGGAGTACGGTGGTGTTCCCCAGTCTGCAACTCCAGAGTCTCTTCTGAAAGAAGCAATCCATGTCATCAGCTGTGGTTATGAGGACAGAAGTGACTGGGGAAGGGAG ATTGGTTGGATCTATGGTTCTGTTACAGAAGATATTCTTACCGGGTTCAAGATGCATGCACGCGGCTGGCGGTCAATCTACTGCATGCCTAAGCGACCAGCTTTCAAGGGGTCTGCCCCCATCAACCTTTCAGATCGTCTGAACCAAGTGCTTCGGTGGGCGCTTggttcggtggaaattcttttcagTAGGCATTGTCCCATATGGTATGGCTATGGCGGACGGCTTAAATTCCTGGAGAGATTTGCTTACATCAACACCACTATCTACCCACTCACATCAATACCGCTCCTCATATACTGCATATTACCAGCTGTTTGTCTTCTCACGGGAAAGTTCATCATCCCACAG ATTAGCAACATTGCCAGTATTTGGTTTATCTCTCTCTTTATTTCGATCTTCGCCACTGGTATCCTTGAGATGAGGTGGAGTGGTGTTGGCATCGACGAGTGGTGGAGGAATGAACAGTTCTGGGTCATCGGAGGCATTTCTGCACATCTATTTGCTGTCTTCCAAGGTCTCCTGAAGGTACTTGCGGGTATCGACACCAGCTTCACTGTCACTTCAAAAGCATCCGATGAAGATAATGATTTTGCCGAGCTCTACATGTTCAAGTGGACGACTCTTCTGATCCCACCAACAACTATCTTGATCATCAACCTTGTCGGAGTTGTGGCTGGTACCTCCTACGCGATCAACAGCGGCTATCAGTCATGGGGCCCACTTTTCGGGAAGCTCTTCTTTGCCTTCTGGGTGATTATCCACTTGTACCCATTCCTCAAGGGACTCATGGGACGGCAGAACCGCACGCCGACCATCGTTGTCGTCTGGGCCATACTTCTAGCATCCATCTTCTCCTTGCTGTGGGTTCGCATTGACCCGTTCACCACAAGAGTCACTGGGCCAGATATCCAAATGTGTGGCATCAACTGCTAG
- the LOC119304420 gene encoding uncharacterized protein LOC119304420 produces MSHSSSEARSDGDDDAEPGQSRVTRAKRPCPSAIDVVALHVAVPVARVIRAAAASSRSMPACHGVYSPTVAVGMAGAHSWAPYSAIIPALRSLLLMNLKEETSLRAAREAIAGLYNHATPFGPSRRFPAGEVYVCLDRVPLAQTMLRIVQPLVTVEAAGVYGEQLVDACSNYIGGISSALLDLTRVEDRPGISPILYDRAIFESVFLLTWPEP; encoded by the coding sequence ATGAGTCACAGCTCGTCGGAGGCCCgcagcgacggcgacgacgacgccgAGCCCGGGCAGAGCCGCGTCACCCGCGCGAAGCGGCCATGTCCTAGCGCCATCGACGTCGTGGCTCTCCATGTTGCCGTCCCGGTCGCTCGTGTCATCCGcgcggccgccgcctcctcgcgctCCATGCCTGCATGCCATGGGGTCTACAGCCCCACTGTGGCCGTGGGCATGGCCGGAGCACACAGCTGGGCGCCCTACTCGGCCATCATCCCCGCCCTCCGCTCCCTCCTCCTGATGAACCTCAAAGAGGAGACCTCCCTCAGGGCCGCGAGGGAGGCCATCGCGGGGCTCTACAACCACGCCACGCCGTTCGGCCCCTCGCGCCGGTTCCCCGCCGGTGAGGTGTACGTGTGTCTTGACCGAGTACCGCTCGCCCAAACGATGCTGCGGATTGTGCAGCCCCTAGTGACGGTGGAGGCGGCTGGGGTGTACGGCGAACAACTAGTTGACGCCTGCTCCAACTACATCGGCGGGATCTCTTCCGCCCTCCTAGATCTGACGCGTGTTGAAGACCGCCCCGGCATCTCCCCCATTCTGTATGACCGCGCGATCTTCGAGTCCGTGTTCCTCTTGACGTGGCCGGAGCCATGA